The genomic DNA CAGTATGCACTGGATTATTTCAAAGTGAGTGCGCCGCGTCTGGTTGAACAGGTTGCTGAGGAAACAGACAGCGTCATTCTGGTCGATCATAATGAACGCCAGCAAAGCGCGGTTGACATTGATAAAGTGCGTGTAACTGAAGTCATCGACCATCACCGGATCGCTAACTTTGAAACAAGCCAGCCGTTGTACTTCCGCGCTGAACCTGTAGGCTGCACAGCCACGATTTTGAACAAGCTGTACAAGGAAAACGGGATAGCGGTTCCGAAAGAAATCGCAGGTCTGATGCTGTCCGCGATCATTTCCGATTCCCTGCTGTTCAAATCCCCAACCTGCACCGACCAAGACGTAGCTGCTGCCCGTGAACTGGCTGAAATCGCTGGTGTGGATGCAGATAGCTACGGTTTTGATCTGCTGAAAGCAGGAGCTGATTTGAGCGGCCACACGATTGAGCAGCTGGTAAGTCTGGATGCAAAGGAATTCCAGATGAACGGACGCAAAGTGGAAATTGCGCAGGTGAATGCGGTAGACGTTAACGATGTGCTGTCTCGTCAATCCGAGCTGGAAGCAGCGCTGTCCCAAACGATTGCAGCTAAAAATCTGGATCTGTTCCTGTTCATCGTAACGGATATTGTGAACAGTGATTCCATTGGTATTGCGCTGGGAAGCCAAGCACAAGCGGTCGAAAAGGCCTACAATGTGCAGCTCGACGACAACAAAGCCGTTCTGAAGGGTGTCGTATCCCGCAAATCGCAGATCGTACCTGTATTGACAGACGCTTTTAACAGTCTGTAATTCGGAAGCAGGCTACTATATGAAAGAAGCCTCCTGAATCCAGCTACATTAAAGCAGCGGAAGCAGGGGCTTCTTTTTATTTTTTTCAATTCTGCCCATCTTAAGGAGAGTGTAACTGTGGGGGAAACCTGTGTTCCTACTGGAGTTGAACTAAAAACCACCGGTTTTGGATATACGTTGTCATTGGTAGACGGCAAATATAAAATGATCATCATGTATTGGCTGTCTGAAAATAAGGTTATGCGTTTTAATCAGCTCAAGCGAAGTATAGGCAGTATCTCCTTCAAAACGCTGAGCACCATGCTGAAAGAGCTTGAAGCAGAAGGTCTCGTCCTTCGTAAAGAATTTCCTCAAATCCCTCCCAAAGTGGAGTATTCATTAACTGAACGAGGTCTTTCTCTCATTCCATTGCTGGATATGATGTGCCAGTGGGGAGAGGAAAACATGCCAACTGTGGAGACTCTACAGAGGTAGACAGAGATTAAAGGTTGTCAACAAACCTCAAATAATCCTGTACGCTTTTTTCCAATTCATTTGCAATCGGCTCATTTTCTTTACCTGGTTCATTTTCGCCAGGCTTTTTTTCCGTACCATAAAATGCAAAGTATGAACGATAATTTGCATTGCAGTACAGGAAGGTCGTTTCAAAAGGTGTTAACAAATGTTCAAGGGTATAACGATATCTTCCCTCTTCACTATAATCTTCTTTTCTAATTCCGGCAGATACAGCTAGAGCCACTTTGCGATTCTTTAATTTATTACCTCCATTTGAGCCATACGCCCAACCATAAGCAAACACATCGTCGAGCCATTTTTTGAGGAGAGGTGGGCAATTAAACCAATAGATCGGAAACTGCAAAACAAGATTGCCATGAGCTTCAATGAGTTGCTGTTCTTTTTCTGCATCCATGTTTCCGTCAGGGTAAACCTGATGCAATTCATGTACAGTATACTTTTCCGGATATTGTTTAAGTTCTTCCACCCACCGTTTGTTAATAACGGATGTTTCCAGGCTGGGGTGTGTTACGATTACTAGAGTTTTCAAAAAATTGTCCTCCTTAGTACGATTTAGCTCTTATTATAGAATTCATGCTATTCGTATGTAAGTATGCACATTTAGTATAGATACTTTCTTCAAGGTAAGTACCTCCATCGAATCACTTAGGCTTCCCATATGATTCATCATCATTAGTTATCCATCAAATCGGCTATGAAGATAAATAAAAAAGCCGCCAATATGGCGACCTGGGACTTCTTTAGCCAGCATTTTGCATCATTTGTTCCCCAACGCTCGAAAGTACAAAAGATGCGCACGCCTCCACCATTCTGCCAGTGGATATGCGAGCAGTCTTTGTCTCAGTCCTCGCACGATTTATCTTCTCCCTCCCCGGGATCAGTCAGACGCGAACCTTTCACATCTTCAAATGCAGACCGTAAGCGTGACAGGTAGGTTTGAAACTCGCAGATTTCCGATTCGCTAAAGTCCGACATCAGGCGTGAGGCTAGTCCTATAAAAAAGGGGTCCATTTGATTGATTTTCCCCCTTCCTTTATCGTTCAACGATATAAATACGCCTCGTTTGTCATTCGGATCATCGTATTTGTTAATATATCCATCTTGTTCAAGGGAAATGATCATGGAACTGATCGCTGCCCGACTTACACCCATTTTCTCAGCCAAAACAGAAGGAGATGACATTTCGTCTCTTTGCGCAGAAAGCACACAAAGCGCTATATATTGCCCATAGGAGAGCCCGAATTCACGTGAACGTTTCTCCATGCCTTTACGAATTTCATACGTTATTGAAAATAGCTCTACCAAAACACCAATTGGTTTATTGCCACCTGGGAACAGATTATAGGCCAGTTGACGAATTTCGGAGTCCAAGAAAAAGAACATGCGATCCACCTCGATGTAGTTAATTAGTTAACTGTAATTTAATTAACCACTGGTTGCAATGATTTATATAAACTTTATTTTGCTTTTTTTAAATTTATCTGTACAACTTATCATCCCCAGGGTCCGATGCACTGCTCTACGCCCTGATTTACAAAAGCCTGTATGGAGGGCTGGCGAAGGGTTCGCCCTTCCTGCCATCGCCACTCACTGTATTGAACCTTGGCGGTATACATAGGTTGTACCCATATTGCATCCCGATGACGATTCGGCTCATTGACAAAAGGCCGCGCTGAAATGGTGTGTGGCATTAGTCGCTCTGTAAGCTGACGCCAATCGTTCCGCGTAAGCTTCCCCGTACCTGCATGTCCAATGTAGCGCAGCCTTTCTTGCTTGTCGTACAGGCCCAGCAACACAGCATTAATGACGCTTCCGTTCAAAGTGTAGCCTCCAATGACAGCAATAGTATCGCCGTAATTCTTGACCTTGACCCATCGCCTGTCCTGCCCGCCACATGTGTAAGGGCTGTCTAAACGTTTGCATACGATACCTTCCATCCCTTCGCTGCGCATTACCTGAAACAGAGCTTGTCCATCAGGATGAGCAGGCGCCAGTTGAACCCGTTCATTCGGCAGGATGACCTGATGCAATAATTCAAGCCTTTCTGCCAGCGGTTTACGGTGAATCCATTCCCCATTCAAATATAAAATATCAAACAGCATGTATGTAGCGGGCACTGCTTCATAAGCCGCTTGAATCCGATCCGTTCGACGAATCAGGTCGCGGCGCATAATATCATGAAACGAGGGCTTCCCATCAGCTCCCAGTGCGATCATTTCTCCATCCAGAATGACTGAATCGGCCTGGCAGTATGAAGAAAAATAAGCAAGTTCCGGGTATAAAAGTGTTCGCTCATGCTGCTTCCGGTTAAACAGACGCGTACTACCCTGTTTATGATATGTCATAATTCTCGTGCCATCCCATTTTATTTCGTACCGCCACAGGCCCTCCGTAGGGATTTGTTCACTCTGCACTGGCTCAAACGGAATAACGGGTTTCATTTCCGAACGCAAATACAACACCTCGCCTCACTTTTTGGAATAAGGATAGTGTCGACAGCAGGCTTCTTTTTATGTGAGGATTTTGCAAAATCCTGATGTATGAGATGTTTCGGCGGGTCTTAAATCGGGGAATGATAGGGATATCTAATCGACTCGATGGCAGAAAGGGGCAGGGTTTCATGAGACAAATTCGCGAGGAGGACCATGCGGTAGTCATGGTGGATGATGGACAGGTGGTTGCAGAAGTAGGCTATAAGTCCATAGATGACCATTCCTTGGTCATTGACCATACATTTGTATCCGAAAAGCTGCGTGGACAAAAAATTGGCAAGGAGCTGATCGACAAAGTCGTTCAAATGGCGAGGGAGCAACATAAAAAAGTCGTTCCCGCATGCACGTACGCACTGGCCCTGTTCAAGCGTCATCAAGAATATAGTGACGTCTGGCAGCAGTAACCGCGGGGGAATGCTCGTATTACAAGTGCATAAATATCACAACATCGGGACAGGTATTCAGGCTATCCCGGTGTTTTTTTTGCGTGTATAAAGCCCCTGAAATGGCCGTATTCTATTATTGATATGTTAAGAAAATGGTTATTCTAAGATGCTAAAGCACATTTTCAAATCTTCGGCTGTGAAATTGTTCATACTGTTGTCACTTCACAGGCCGTCCCCAGGTTCTATATAATATAGTATGGTTATTACCACAACCGAAAACGAAAAGTTGAATTTAAACGAAGGAGACGCTCATTATGAATAAAGCGAGTGAGGACAAGCAGTACGTTCCAACGAGCAATCGTAATTTCACAGCCTTGATTATCACCGTTTCGATCATAGCCAACGTGATTATTTTGCTGCTGTTCTTTTCACCGATTGGATACCAGGGTAGTGTTAGCTTCGATATCACCATTTTCCCGAGGTTGAATGCGATTTTTAACAGCTTCACGTTTATTTTTCTGGTGGCGGCGTTGATTTCCATTATCAAGAAGAACGTCAAAGTGCATAAAACATTTGTTTTACTGGCCTTCGCCAGCACTGTTTTATTTTTGTTTTCTTATTTGACCTTCCACTATATTTCGCCGGACACTGCAAAATTTGGCGGAGTGGGCATTATTCGGCCGATTTACTTTACGTTGCTGATTTCACACAGCATACTGGCTGCCATTATCGTACCGTTGGCTCTGTTCACGGTTGTATGGGGATGGACGATGCAGGTGGCGAAACACCGTAAAATTGCACGCTGGACCATGCCGATCTGGTTGTATGTCAGCTTGACCGGGGTACTCGTGTACGTATTCATGGCCCCATATTATTAAATAGACTTGAGTCCTCAACAGGTTTAATGAGGAAAGAAGGCGTCTCTACTAAATAGAGGCGTCTTTTTTATATCTAAATAAAAGAAAAATTATTCCTTTTAAATTTATTTTATTGAAAAAACGTTCCTTCTCCAACGGTATTTCTGCTATAATTTGCCTTAATCAACTAAGAATAAGGGGGTCACTATGTGACGAAGAAAGCGAAAGGCAGGTTACGGTTGCTTGTTTCTATGCTCGCGCTGGTTGTGCTGCTGAGCAGCTGCGGTGGCGGCGGCTCAAAACCGGACAACGTTAACGGAGGAAAAGTGACACTGCAATTTTGGACCATTGCGCTACAGCCTACATTCACCCCGTATTTCAATCGGGTGATTGCCGATTATGAAGAGAAGAATCCCAATGTCAAAATTGACTGGAAGGATTATCCTTATGACGCAGTGACCAACAAGCTCTTGACGAGTATCGCCAGTGGCAGTAGTCCGGATGTAGTGAATCTCAATACGGAATTTGCCAGTCAAATGGGCTCCAAGGGTGCTGTTGTGGATATGAATGAGCATTTGTCTCCAGAGGAAAAGGCTGCTTATTTCGACGGTATTTATAATTCCACCGTTATTAACGGCAAGGCATATGCACTACCTTGGTATACCGGCACGGAAGTGCTCTACATGAATACGAAGCTGGTGAAGGAAGCCGGACTAGACCCTGCCCATCCGCCCAAAACGCGGGAGGAATTGTCTGAATGGGGCCGCCAGATCAATAGAAAAATCGGCAAAGCAGGCTATGCGCAGCAGCTTGTATCCAAGCTTTTTGCCATAGACGGGATTCCGATTTTGAATAAAGAAAAGACAGCAGCGGCGTTCAATACACCGGAAGCGGTCGCCATGATTGATAATCTCAAAAAGCAGATGGAAGACGGTGTCGTGCTCAAAGAGGACGCTGAATTTTCACAGCAAGTGAAATATTATGCGGGTGAGCAGGTTGCCTTCGAGCTGGCAGGCCCGACGTTCATCAACTTTATCAAAACGGCTGCGCCGGACGTATACAAGAACACGATCGCCGTTCCTTCACCTACAGGTAAAGCTGATGTACGGCTTTCCAACACCATGGATCTGGTCGTACCGACCAAGTCTGCACATGTGGATGAAGCAGTGAAGTTTGCTGTTTTCCTGACAAATGCGGAGAGCCAGACGGCTTTTTCCAAAGCGGCTAATACGCTACCTTCCACGAAGGATTCCATTAAAGACCCGTACTTCACACAGTCTGATCAATCGCTGGAAGCACAAGCGAAAGTGGTATCCGCGCAAAGCTTGGATAAGGCGACAGACCACATGGTTGGTGTTCCTAATGCCAAGGACGTGAACAGCGCTGTTACGCGTGCTTTTCAAAATATTATATTGAACGGAACGGACACGAAGCAGACGCTTACTGCCTTGGAGCAGGAAGTGAATGATATTTTAAAGCAATAGGTACAGCAGGAGAGTCATACGAAGGCTCTCCTGTTCATTTATCAAAATCGGGTGGTGATGCAGCATGACCAAATGGTTGAGGTCGGAATCCTTTACGGCCTGGGCCTTTATGACGCCGGGACTGTTATTGCTTGCCGTCTTTGTATTTTGGCCTATTATTTACAGCATTCCGCTGGCATTGACGGACTACTCGGTCATATCGGATACCCATTATGTCGGTCTGGATAATTTCGAGGCAGCGTTTAAGGACCGCAACTTTCTCATTTCGATCTGGAACTCATTGGTGTACGTGCTCATTGTTCCCTTTCTTCAAATTTTCTCCATCCTGATGGCCGTGCTGGTGAACAGCCGTATACCGGGAATTAAAATATTTCGTACGACCTTCTACCTTCCTGTCGTAACTTCGATGGTAGCCGTGGCCTTGATTTGGAGCTGGTTGCTTGGCAATAACAGCGTTGTGAATTATTTGCTCATGCAGGCAGGCTTGATCAGTAAGGACATTCACTGGCTGTCAGACAGCTCTTTGGCCTTGTATGTACTCATGTTCATCACGATGTGGAAGGGACTAGGGTATTATATGATGCTCTATCTGGCCGGTTTGCAGAACATTCCACAAGACCTGTATGAAGCCGCCAGAGTAGATGGAGCAAGCCGCTGGCGGCTAATTGTCCATATTACACTCCCGTTATTAAGACCCTACGTTCTGTTCTGTACGCTCATATCGCTTATGGCGGCTATTCGCGTGTTCGATGAAGTGTATGTGCTGACCAAGGGCGGGCCAGGAACAGCCACACTGACCTCCAGCTTGTATATTTTCCAAAAGGGGATGGAGCAGTTTAACTTTGGTTATGCCTCAGCGCTTGGCTTAATTGTCGGTGCAGTCATTGCAGTGCTCAGTATTATCGTATTCCGATTCAATAGGAAAGGCGGTGTCAATCCCTATTGATGAATTTACAGGATGACAAAATGCTACAGTCGCCCCTTCCGAAAAACGAAAATAGCCGCATCATTCGCAACCTGGGGCGAGTTGTAAGGATGACGGTGATCTATGTACTGCTGGTGCTGCTCGCTCTCTTTTTAATGGGACCGTTCCTATGGCTGCTCAGCGTATCGCTCATGCCGGGACGCAATATTTTCTCAACGCCACCGGCGATTTTTCCGACCTTTATTGATTTTGAAAATTATGCTCAGGTATGGCAGTTTATGAACTTTCCGAAGTATATGCTGAACACGGTGATCATTACGGCGCTTGGCGTTATTTTCAATGTGGTGCTCGCCAGTCTGACGGGATATCCTTTGGCTGTATTTCGTTTTAAGGGTAAAAATCTGGTGTTCACGCTACTAATTTCCACCATGATTATTCCTTCATACACGTCGTTCATCGTACATTACCTGACCATTCAGGGGCTTCATCTGGGCAATACGTATTTGGGTGTGGTGCTGCCTGGAGCTGTCTCCGTGTTCAACATTTTTCTGATGCGGCAGACGTTTATCCATATTCCTACCGATGTACGTGATTCCGGCAAAATGGACGGCGCTTCGGAATTCCGAATCTGGTGGCAGCTGGTGCTACCGCTGGTGAAGCCAGCGCTCGCCGTGATTTCTTTGCTGGAAGCCATGTCATTCTGGAACAGCTTCCTGTGGCCTATCGTTATTCTGAATGATACAGAGCTATACCCGCTGGCGGCTGCGCTCACATATCTCAATGGTCAATTTGCCTATAACTTTGGCTGGATTGCAGCGGGCACGATGATTTCGGTGCTGCCGATCATTATTTTGTTCCTGTTCACACAGCGCTACTATATGGAAGGCTTGGCGGGTGCAGTAAAAGGCTAGACCGGAAATACCGGATGAGGGCGATCCGTAATTGGAAGGGGAGACGGTTACGATGGAGCTGGCGAAAGGAACGCGGCCCAATTCCCGTGTGGGGCTAACAACGCAGGAGATTCAATATTATTTTCGTGATGTGTATGACAGTGGGGCAAAGCTGGTCATACCCGAACCACATTTGATTTGCGAGCTATCCTCCCGCTTCGGGATGAATCAGGAATATGAAGGCGTTCTGGACCCTGACGGGCCGATCAAGCTGATCCTGCCTCCAGGACCGGGCGTGCCGACCGAAACACGGGGAAGCGTACAACTGGTATTGGAGTACGATGGGGCGCTTGTTGCAGACGGCTACCGTTTGGAGATTCATAAGGAAGGTCGAATTGAAATCCATGCTGCTAATAAAAGAGGGCTCAAATACGGCATGGATGCCCTGCATTTGCTGCTTCAAGTTGAACAGGAGCGATGTACACTGCCTGTGGTGTCCATTCGTGATGAGCCTTCATTTCCGGTCAGAGGGATTATTGAAGGATTTTACGGAGAACCCTGGAGTCTGGCGGATCGGCTGGATGCCGTCCGTTTTATGGCTGCGCATCGGATGAACACCTTCATGTATGCTCCCAAGGATGACCCGTATCATCGGGAGCTATGGCGGGAGCCGTACCCGGAAGACACGTTTGCGCAGATTAGCGACTTAAAGGAAACCTGCGATCAGCATGAGATGGATTTTCATTACTGCATCAGTCCGGGGAACGACCTGAGCTTTGGCAGCGATGAAGATTTCCTCCGTTTGACGGGAAAGCTGGCGGCTGTGATTGCCATTGGCGTGCGCCATTTTTCTATACTAATGGATGATATTGATTATGTGTTAGAAGGAGAAAATCGACATTTGTTGGGCCGCTCGGGTCACGCTCATGTCTTTTTGACGAACAAGGTGCATGCATGGCTGGCGGAGCGGTTGCCTGAATTTACGCTGACAGTCTGTCCTTCGGAATATTGGTCGTATTGGGATACCGAGTACAAAAAGGATTTCCGCGAGCGGCTGCACCCGGAGATTAAGGTGTTCTGGACCGGATACTTTGTGTTTGCTCCGCATATCGGTCGGAAGCACGCTGCCGATAATCATGCATTCTTTGGGCATGAGCTGTGGCTGTGGGATAACATTCCGGTGAATGATTGTGACCGTGACCGCTTGTTCCTCGATCCGTTGCGCGGGCGGTATTCCGGGCTTCCAGACTGCGGACATACCGGTATGGTAGCCAACCCGATGAATCAGTGGGAATGCTCCAAAGTAACGCTCATTACACTGTCCCACTATATGTGGAACAGTGAGCGGTACATGCCGGAACTTTCTTGGGATTGGGCTGTGCGGGAGTTAGCGGGAGCGCGCGCGGAGGAACTGATGTTTTTCTGCCGTCAAAACAGGAACAGCCGACTGGGCGGCAGCGCGTATGAGGACGTGGATCTTGCCTTGCAATTGCGCGATATCCCGGCGCTGGATATGTACTTTGAGCGGCTGCTCCAAGCCGTGAGCGTCCTGCGGCAAGTACCCGCCGATGATCCGGCGGCAGGCTTCGTAGCACAGGCCGCGCCGTGGCTGGAACGCGCCGAGCTGGACGCTGATCTGTGGCGTACGCTGCGTCAAGCTGTGGTCAGCAGCGAGCGGCAGAGCGGTGCGCAGCAGGTTGAGGAGAGCAGTACGCCGCCGGAAGTGGCTGGCGGGCAAGGGGCTGTGCCCCTGACGGACGAAGTCGTGGCGGAACTCCGGCGCTGTATCACTGCCTGTCTGGGGACGAAGGCTCGGCTCGGCAGTGATCCGGCGATCCGGGCAGCCGAGCGGTGGGGCTACGTCGGCCAGGATGAACAAGGCAAGTATCGACTGATTTTGTGAGCAATTGCCGCTGGAATAAGAAACCAAGGCAGCATAGCTGCCCTGAAAATAACCATTTGCCGTTAGGATAACGGACATTTTCAGGAGAGGTGGATGCGTATGGTGAAGCCAAACACTCGTGTGCTTTTTGTGCCGCTGGATGAGCGGCCCTGTAATTATGATTTTCCCTATTTATTGGCGCAGGGCACAGATTTTGAAATCGAGCGTCCCCCGATGGAATGGATGGGACAAAAGAAGATCCCCGGTGATACGACCCAACTGTGGGCTTGGCTCGAAGAACGTGCGGCGAGAGCAGATGGAGCCATTATTGCGATGGATACGCTGCTGTATGGCGGAATCGTACCATCTCGTCTGCATGGAATGACAAGTGAGCAGGTCGGTGACAAGGTGAATCGACTTCGCA from Paenibacillus sp. FSL R10-2782 includes the following:
- a CDS encoding sugar ABC transporter permease, whose translation is MTKWLRSESFTAWAFMTPGLLLLAVFVFWPIIYSIPLALTDYSVISDTHYVGLDNFEAAFKDRNFLISIWNSLVYVLIVPFLQIFSILMAVLVNSRIPGIKIFRTTFYLPVVTSMVAVALIWSWLLGNNSVVNYLLMQAGLISKDIHWLSDSSLALYVLMFITMWKGLGYYMMLYLAGLQNIPQDLYEAARVDGASRWRLIVHITLPLLRPYVLFCTLISLMAAIRVFDEVYVLTKGGPGTATLTSSLYIFQKGMEQFNFGYASALGLIVGAVIAVLSIIVFRFNRKGGVNPY
- a CDS encoding extracellular solute-binding protein — protein: MTKKAKGRLRLLVSMLALVVLLSSCGGGGSKPDNVNGGKVTLQFWTIALQPTFTPYFNRVIADYEEKNPNVKIDWKDYPYDAVTNKLLTSIASGSSPDVVNLNTEFASQMGSKGAVVDMNEHLSPEEKAAYFDGIYNSTVINGKAYALPWYTGTEVLYMNTKLVKEAGLDPAHPPKTREELSEWGRQINRKIGKAGYAQQLVSKLFAIDGIPILNKEKTAAAFNTPEAVAMIDNLKKQMEDGVVLKEDAEFSQQVKYYAGEQVAFELAGPTFINFIKTAAPDVYKNTIAVPSPTGKADVRLSNTMDLVVPTKSAHVDEAVKFAVFLTNAESQTAFSKAANTLPSTKDSIKDPYFTQSDQSLEAQAKVVSAQSLDKATDHMVGVPNAKDVNSAVTRAFQNIILNGTDTKQTLTALEQEVNDILKQ
- a CDS encoding GNAT family N-acetyltransferase; this encodes MRQIREEDHAVVMVDDGQVVAEVGYKSIDDHSLVIDHTFVSEKLRGQKIGKELIDKVVQMAREQHKKVVPACTYALALFKRHQEYSDVWQQ
- a CDS encoding carbohydrate ABC transporter permease — protein: MNLQDDKMLQSPLPKNENSRIIRNLGRVVRMTVIYVLLVLLALFLMGPFLWLLSVSLMPGRNIFSTPPAIFPTFIDFENYAQVWQFMNFPKYMLNTVIITALGVIFNVVLASLTGYPLAVFRFKGKNLVFTLLISTMIIPSYTSFIVHYLTIQGLHLGNTYLGVVLPGAVSVFNIFLMRQTFIHIPTDVRDSGKMDGASEFRIWWQLVLPLVKPALAVISLLEAMSFWNSFLWPIVILNDTELYPLAAALTYLNGQFAYNFGWIAAGTMISVLPIIILFLFTQRYYMEGLAGAVKG
- a CDS encoding beta-N-acetylglucosaminidase domain-containing protein, giving the protein MELAKGTRPNSRVGLTTQEIQYYFRDVYDSGAKLVIPEPHLICELSSRFGMNQEYEGVLDPDGPIKLILPPGPGVPTETRGSVQLVLEYDGALVADGYRLEIHKEGRIEIHAANKRGLKYGMDALHLLLQVEQERCTLPVVSIRDEPSFPVRGIIEGFYGEPWSLADRLDAVRFMAAHRMNTFMYAPKDDPYHRELWREPYPEDTFAQISDLKETCDQHEMDFHYCISPGNDLSFGSDEDFLRLTGKLAAVIAIGVRHFSILMDDIDYVLEGENRHLLGRSGHAHVFLTNKVHAWLAERLPEFTLTVCPSEYWSYWDTEYKKDFRERLHPEIKVFWTGYFVFAPHIGRKHAADNHAFFGHELWLWDNIPVNDCDRDRLFLDPLRGRYSGLPDCGHTGMVANPMNQWECSKVTLITLSHYMWNSERYMPELSWDWAVRELAGARAEELMFFCRQNRNSRLGGSAYEDVDLALQLRDIPALDMYFERLLQAVSVLRQVPADDPAAGFVAQAAPWLERAELDADLWRTLRQAVVSSERQSGAQQVEESSTPPEVAGGQGAVPLTDEVVAELRRCITACLGTKARLGSDPAIRAAERWGYVGQDEQGKYRLIL
- a CDS encoding DNA ligase; this encodes MRSEMKPVIPFEPVQSEQIPTEGLWRYEIKWDGTRIMTYHKQGSTRLFNRKQHERTLLYPELAYFSSYCQADSVILDGEMIALGADGKPSFHDIMRRDLIRRTDRIQAAYEAVPATYMLFDILYLNGEWIHRKPLAERLELLHQVILPNERVQLAPAHPDGQALFQVMRSEGMEGIVCKRLDSPYTCGGQDRRWVKVKNYGDTIAVIGGYTLNGSVINAVLLGLYDKQERLRYIGHAGTGKLTRNDWRQLTERLMPHTISARPFVNEPNRHRDAIWVQPMYTAKVQYSEWRWQEGRTLRQPSIQAFVNQGVEQCIGPWG
- a CDS encoding helix-turn-helix domain-containing protein; translated protein: MGETCVPTGVELKTTGFGYTLSLVDGKYKMIIMYWLSENKVMRFNQLKRSIGSISFKTLSTMLKELEAEGLVLRKEFPQIPPKVEYSLTERGLSLIPLLDMMCQWGEENMPTVETLQR
- a CDS encoding manganese-dependent inorganic pyrophosphatase encodes the protein MLAKTLIFGHKNPDTDTICSAIAYADLKTKLGADVEPVRLGEVNGETQYALDYFKVSAPRLVEQVAEETDSVILVDHNERQQSAVDIDKVRVTEVIDHHRIANFETSQPLYFRAEPVGCTATILNKLYKENGIAVPKEIAGLMLSAIISDSLLFKSPTCTDQDVAAARELAEIAGVDADSYGFDLLKAGADLSGHTIEQLVSLDAKEFQMNGRKVEIAQVNAVDVNDVLSRQSELEAALSQTIAAKNLDLFLFIVTDIVNSDSIGIALGSQAQAVEKAYNVQLDDNKAVLKGVVSRKSQIVPVLTDAFNSL
- a CDS encoding NAD(P)H-dependent oxidoreductase — encoded protein: MKTLVIVTHPSLETSVINKRWVEELKQYPEKYTVHELHQVYPDGNMDAEKEQQLIEAHGNLVLQFPIYWFNCPPLLKKWLDDVFAYGWAYGSNGGNKLKNRKVALAVSAGIRKEDYSEEGRYRYTLEHLLTPFETTFLYCNANYRSYFAFYGTEKKPGENEPGKENEPIANELEKSVQDYLRFVDNL
- a CDS encoding DUF420 domain-containing protein; translated protein: MNKASEDKQYVPTSNRNFTALIITVSIIANVIILLLFFSPIGYQGSVSFDITIFPRLNAIFNSFTFIFLVAALISIIKKNVKVHKTFVLLAFASTVLFLFSYLTFHYISPDTAKFGGVGIIRPIYFTLLISHSILAAIIVPLALFTVVWGWTMQVAKHRKIARWTMPIWLYVSLTGVLVYVFMAPYY
- a CDS encoding MarR family transcriptional regulator — protein: MFFFLDSEIRQLAYNLFPGGNKPIGVLVELFSITYEIRKGMEKRSREFGLSYGQYIALCVLSAQRDEMSSPSVLAEKMGVSRAAISSMIISLEQDGYINKYDDPNDKRGVFISLNDKGRGKINQMDPFFIGLASRLMSDFSESEICEFQTYLSRLRSAFEDVKGSRLTDPGEGEDKSCED